Part of the Bicyclus anynana chromosome 3, ilBicAnyn1.1, whole genome shotgun sequence genome is shown below.
cgaatccgatccgaggggcatgtacctccaactttccagttttgtgcgttttaagaaaattaaatgtcacgtgtctcaaacattgaaggaaaaacatcgagaggaaatctgcataccagagaattttcttaattatctgtgtgtgtgaagtctgccaatccgcattgggccagtgtggttgactattgtcctaaccccttttcattctgagaggagattcgtgctcaacagtgacgaaaatgggttgctaatgatgatgagtacCTAGTCGAAATATTACTTTTCCAAGGTGATCTATCTCACACTACATCCTAGAGCGAGATCCAGAACAGATCAGTGCAGATACCattagaattaattaataactcaCTCCTTTACAACACCTGATGATCGGCGTAAGACATGCCATAACTGCAGTTTCATTTCCTGTGCTTTATTATTCGAAAATAGGTAACTGTAAAGGTGTTGAGgcattaattgaataaaatgttaTGATTCTACGAAATATGATCTGTTTTCAACATGCAACCTATGTAACTTGATCAATGTAAACATTTATGAAACTGGTGTAGGTATGTTTGATGCCTACACTACCTAATTACGCATAAAGGCTACAAGTTATTCATATAGATAACTGCTACATAATACCTACTCATAGTTTTTTGTCAGCTGGAAATGTCTTTTTTAGAGTGCAGCTTCGATTCCCAGTTTGGGTCAATTTAAGATGTTATGTTTTCTGTACCAGCTCATGGTCTACATTGTTGGTAATTTTTGCTGTTGGCTGGTGACCAGTCACcaacctaccagcaaagacaaaGGTGTCTACAAATTAGGTGAAATCAAGTTAAGCGTAACTGATCGATAGGATCGTCATTAGaaattatgatattataatGGATATATTATAGACTCTTCTGTTTGTGATTTACTCAAAAGTCCAACGTTGGTTACagggaaaatattataaagaataaaatgaaaaaatgtattaattttaaattttctttattttcctcGGAGGTAACGTAAAGGAACGCATTTCGGCAACGGTTTAATAATTTACAGCCTCATGAATAGGTttgtgtttatattataaatcttattaaataataaaaatactaatccTACAACTGTTATAAATTTTTTACGAATATATTAATCATCTATAATTAAGGCACTTTGTACATGGCTTAGGATATGAATATATGAAAGTGTATGACACTCGGCAAATGCCACATGACTAGCGATGCCGCGAACAGCGCGACTTTACACAATATATCTACAAATTACGAAAACTACTTTACATCTACGTACGGGTACCTATCTTACTTTACATGGTCCCTTCTGACACACATAGTAACAACTCCAATATGTAGAGTAGACGCACACAAGTTTTACGATGAATAATGtacatgaataatttattttaaaataatcgggTCTCGTATACATATAACACACAGTCAGTGTTCTTTGTTGAACTTAAATTATTCGAGATCGAGGGTTCTAAGGTATTCAGTCTGTCAGTAAGCATGAACGGTAGCGTGCGGCGGAAGTTGCTGGTGCATGTGCGAGGGGAGAGCTTCCGAGCGGTACTCGTAGGCAGCGGCGCCCGGAGCGCTGCAGCCGCCTTCCAAGTGCTTGCTCAGGAGCGACATGCGCGAGAACGTCTTCCCGCAGCCCGTGCACGAGTACTTCTTCACGTCCGAGTGCGTCTGGAGGTGAGCGCGGAGGTTCGACCTGTCGGCGAACGCGCGGCGGCAGTGGTGGCAGGAGAACGGCTTTTCACCCGTGTGCGTGCGAATGTGCCCCTGCAACAGCCACGGCCGCGAGAACGCCTTCCCACACAAATGGCATTTGCACGGCAACGTGTGGGTCCTGATGTGCATCTTGAGAGCGCCGAGCGATGTGTACACCTTGGCGCAGTATTTGCAGCTGAAAGACTTCCGGGCCAGACTTCCTTCGGCCGCCGCGCAGTGGTATTGCTGGTGTTTCGAAAGTCCCGAATACGTGGAGTACGATTTTGCGCAGTCGGGGCACTGGTAGCGGGGACGACGAGGTGCAGACACTGATACTCCGGAGTCTGAGGAGACTGACCCAGGAGAACGGAGATCTTCTGGGCAAGGGGGAGGCGAACAGGACGAAGGCGGTGAGGCCGGCGAGTACCTGGCGTACACCTGTGGGTGCGCCGGGGGAGACAGGGCTGGGGCGGCGGGGTACAGCTCCTCCAGGGGATACGCCGGGTAGAGGGTGGGCAAGTAGGCGTACTGCGGGGTCGGCCGAGGGAGCTCCGTGGCCATGGGCTCTAGTCTGGCGCGACACGCGGCGAGGTAGTCCAGATGTTGCTGGGACCACTCCTTCGGCTCAACTTTGATAGCCGCTGCGGCAACCGGTGACATTGCTTTGCTGGGGTAGTTGCCGGTTTTCGATAAATCTTCAGGCTTTGTGCTTAGATTTTGAGGCTCGTCGTTTTCTGTGTCACCTGTTGACAATAGAAAtgacaatttagaaaattgttatttttgtaacaaattaggattttattttaattcgatagtttttttaaattaaaaaacaaattaacttttacaaattacaatttaattttatggaaAACTTTACGAGATTCATAGATagtattttggttacatttgaTAAATAGGTCAAAACTTAGATATGTAGCCTGTCGTAGTTACGGTAATTAGACTTACAATTATAATCGTAATACAGTCGCGTAGCCATGTGGGCGGGGTGCGGCGGCGTGGTGGGCGGCGTCGCCGGCCGCTCCTCCCGCACCAGCACCGGCCGCTTCTTCAGCGGACAATGCGCATATTTCTTCGTCATCAGCGCGCGGGCAGTTTGAGAATCTTCCACTAGCATCTTGCACTTTTGTCACAACACTTGTTCCAACGCAAAACTGTCAGTCGAATAGTTGAGTAATACAATCACAAGAACACTAATTTGATAAACAGTCCATCGATCACGAGTCGCAGCAGTCGTATTGAGGTTCGTGTTCGGGAAGCGAACGTACGTGTGCACTCGCCACGTCCGGAACTCGAAGTGGTGCGGCGAGGGAAGAGCGCGGCTTATAAGCGCTCCCCGTCAGAGCTGGCCAGGTGGCGGCGGGTAGGCTGTGCACGTGCGGCGGGCCCAATCGCGCGGGGCGCGGGCCGGCCAAtgggcgcggcgcggcgcggggcgGCGGCACCTGCGCCTCCGCACCCGGCCGCGGTGCGATATGCCCAGCTTCAGCACCGTTCCGGTTCAAACCGTCCTCGTCTCAGCAGCCGATCTAATTTTTTGCGCAACTCTTGGGGTTAAGCACCTTTGAACCGAGCCATACGTCTTTGTGAAACGGTCCCGTCAGAGTAATAATAATCGCGACCATACGAGTACGTCTCGACGggcttattattaaaacacgAAATGCCTCATCGTTGCTCTGCTTGTGAAGATTTGAGATATAACATAACAAATCGCAAAACTTGTCAATGAATGAAAATTTACAAGTTATTTTGATCATTAGATAttcatcaaatattttttaaatgttcctGAAACTATAAGTAGGTAATCGTATGTCCTATACCTTGTTAGGTAAATAGTGTACCGGTGACATCCGTTCACCCGGCAATTGTTTACCTAGTAAGTACATACTCAGGACTATGTAGGTGAAAAAAGAGCTTACTAtgaaatgttataattatttgttttcgtTCTTATGTAATGTATTCCAAAGGAAATTTACGTTATTTCGTCATTGAAacatttacgagtacctacctttAACGGTGTCAAATTATGTCATGTGGATGATTACGACCTAGTTAGCGAAAATGGCTTGATATATGAGACATGATGACACATTGCCAACGGACAATAACAAAATCATGACACAGGGCACTCTATAGACCTTGCCCTCCAATACTAATTACGCATCTTTCCTTTTTTGATCGTGATAGACTAATAGATAAGTAGgtttacgagtatttaaattaacaaataatgtTGATAATTTGTAGGTATCAAAAAGGTCTAGGCACATTATCAAAATAGATTGATTTAGATGTTTTCCTGTTGTAAAGACCATACCTATGGCAATAGCATTTGGCTGAATAGATATTTTCTATGAAatcgttttattatttaattctatAGTCATGTACCTAGTGTACGTTACCTACCTATAAGGAATGAACCTATAAGGTTCACTTTCAAAGCTTTTACGTGAATAGATTTAGGTAAAACTGCAAAATGAGAAGATGTATTTGTTAGTAGATTGTAATGAAGCTAGGGTACAACAATTGAGTTATTCTAGTACTTTCGTATATGGTAATTGTATTAGTAGGAAGGCCTACAAGTACCTTATACCTATATCAATATAAGTAGACCAAGCCTTGTTTACTTGAAATTCTTGAGTACTAATTACGACCATGAGTGCCGTCGATCGACAAGTGCTTGACAATTAATAAGCTCATTCAGCATTTTAATTGACGTTTCGTATAACACATGGACGTGTCACTTGAACGTTCTGATCGTGCGCTACATTCCTTGTTTATTCAACATGATTAACTACAtataagtagatacctacatacttaggttgttacattatattttatgaatgtACATTGATATGcagatatatatataaagaagtAGGTAGGTTTTATAATGCATTCTGATAAATTTATCAGTTACGCCCAACtgtttcattaatttcaattccACTCCTttaggattacggggataaagtatagcctcaattgctcggtgaagatgtagctctcgaacggtgaaagaatttttgaattcGCTGCACATAAGTACCTATTATGTGCGGCGACTAAGTTTTCTTAAAGTTTTCCCCTTGACTGGCTACAATATACCAAATCGTAACGCACATACCTATAAGCAAGTAGAGATCTATTaacgactttttaattttattaaatagttttgaaaatacGTGAAATGTgtcgttgttattgtttattgatGTTTGACAAATTAACGTAATCTAATTATAGGTGGGTAGGTACGTACGTatgtacgagtacctactcaTATTAAAGAACTATGACTTTTAATCTAAGTAACTGATGCACCTTGGTCAAGTCAATTCAGTATTGACCTATTAGGTACAATGATTTGAACATACCTGTCCTACGATACGAACGAATTACTTGAACACTGCTGATAACCGTAAAGTTTTATAACCGTACCCATAAAGTAAGGAACTAGGGGACTCTTTATCGGCAACATCAATATATGTATCTTTATTCGATACCCTAACAAATacgtatgtaataataatttctgtAGTGCTAACCGGAAACTCTGAGAACCCGTTCGTAAAAGATTTCCTTGTACGTACGTAGGTACTAGTATCAAATCAAACAACGATCGTCCACAACCCCTTCACAACGCGGAAGTACAAGTCCATACGTCTATTGTTGTTGTATTCTGTGACCAGTGTTAATTCCCACAGCCCGCGGTGTTCCCTGCCCAATGTAAGTATTCTCACCGAACAAGTTTAACGATTTAATTTGAAAGATCAATGAgtttaattatgaaattttgctTGTAAATAACTTCGTTATCAGCTGTCCTCAGAAATATATGAACACAAGAATGGTAGAGAAGGCTAAACTAGACAGATTCATctatttaatatgtattacaCATGTAACTTACGCCACTTATCTACCTGCGTCATTTTGGCTAAGTAGATCCAGAATCCAAGATTATGAGAATATTATGAGGATTATATTCTGGAGTAGCAAcgaggttactttttatcccggtattcccacaggaacgggttCTACGCTGTGCACTGCTAGTGCAAATTGAAcgaatgaaattaaaatgtttttcagatagcatgggtatgacGTTCTTATTATGTAGttgtaggtactattatcgtgaatcgcggcaaactttgaagagtgaaacgaactgtcacccgcactatCCTACATGAAATGAACTGTAGGTATACGGTACTTACTCAttactaacaattaaaaaagaGAGTTTTAAAAGAGGTTCTTAAGATGCTTTACTTAGTTGTTGATTGTTTAAATTAGATTATTTCTTGGTAttcaacaatatttattattctgatAACAATATCTTTccaaagaatattattttactccacaagataaattaaaacaaactgaAATAGCAAGTTTAACTTTGTAGGTATTCAACCCTCATAGCATGACGATGGAGAACCATTGCCCATAAGACTTGATGGATAGGGCTTTTATATCAAGAGTTTTAAGAAAGCCCAAGCGCTTGACAGTCGAAGGTACATT
Proteins encoded:
- the LOC112058590 gene encoding zinc finger protein SNAI2-like, which codes for MLVEDSQTARALMTKKYAHCPLKKRPVLVREERPATPPTTPPHPAHMATRLYYDYNCDTENDEPQNLSTKPEDLSKTGNYPSKAMSPVAAAAIKVEPKEWSQQHLDYLAACRARLEPMATELPRPTPQYAYLPTLYPAYPLEELYPAAPALSPPAHPQVYARYSPASPPSSCSPPPCPEDLRSPGSVSSDSGVSVSAPRRPRYQCPDCAKSYSTYSGLSKHQQYHCAAAEGSLARKSFSCKYCAKVYTSLGALKMHIRTHTLPCKCHLCGKAFSRPWLLQGHIRTHTGEKPFSCHHCRRAFADRSNLRAHLQTHSDVKKYSCTGCGKTFSRMSLLSKHLEGGCSAPGAAAYEYRSEALPSHMHQQLPPHATVHAY